One window of the Cydia fagiglandana chromosome 22, ilCydFagi1.1, whole genome shotgun sequence genome contains the following:
- the LOC134675634 gene encoding uncharacterized protein LOC134675634, with translation MDDYIDSLPDEATAIDMVRNVSDIHRAGGFEIRNWTSNSVAVLNNVPKETLGTAAVRFKVGQQHESERTLGLIWYPADDILGFDLSLKRIPNDVLEGENRPTKRIMLRVIMSIFDVLGFLAPFTIQGRIMLQEAWRLQVDWEDYIPDQIYLKWRKWVDLLKVIKDIRIPRWYCTAARNAVRDSQTATACASEMQDCVDIEAEVPTSPPATHAPTHSATKGYDGVAASTCATTASSSKYSYYNNLQMHLLSDASTQAMSAVGYWRWEDNGTIYVAFIASKSRVMPVKQLTIPKAELQAALLSARLANAIGKEHKLTPIRRYFWCFSTVIHWIRNKNRTYKAFEANRLGEIDDLTRVDEWRYISTKLNVADLATRDSFDLALQNEWFKGPSFLYADETEWPKDIIPTSNEETGECVAVVQMREEPACIPVPDPQRFSSWLRLTRATATVLKFIARCKGQAAEIDCAMMERAEIFLLKHAQKESFGEDLARIKAQGALHRASKLLKLSPILDEHDLLRVGGRIDAASDVPLDVKRPVILDGRHQVARLIVRHYHVKAAHGSQEMVVNEIKQRYWVIKLRPTVKLVTSRCMLCRIMKSRPQVPRMGDLPGARIEHHQRPFFHCGLDLFGPMEVAVGRRREKRYGVLFTCLTVRAIHIELVASLTTDSLIMALRRMAARRGWPRHLYSDNGTNLRGADTELRRSMEALDMDVLKAEGVNNNMDWTFIPPPAPIGVGRGSD, from the coding sequence ATGGACGACTACATCGACAGCCTGCCCGACGAGGCGACAGCGATCGACATGGTAAGGAATGTCAGTGACATCCACAGGGCGGGCGGCTTTGAAATAAGAAATTGGACGAGCAACAGCGTCGCAGTTTTAAACAACGTGCCAAAGGAGACCTTAGGTACCGCTGCTGTAAGGTTCAAAGTCGGCCAGCAACATGAAAGCGAGCGTACCTTGGGTCTCATTTGGTACCCGGCGGATGACATATTGGGCTTCGATTTGTCATTAAAACGTATACCGAACGACGTCCTTGAAGGTGAGAATAGGCCTACAAAGCGTATAATGCTAAGAGTAATTATGTCTATATTTGATGTACTAGGTTTCTTAGCACCCTTCACGATTCAAGGCCGAATCATGCTTCAAGAGGCTTGGCGCTTACAGGTGGATTGGGAGGATTACATTCCAGACCAGATATATCTAAAGTGGCGAAAGTGGGTTGACCTTCTAAAGGTAATTAAAGATATCCGTATACCTAGGTGGTACTGCACAGCCGCGCGCAATGCGGTAAGGGACAGCCAAACAGCGACAGCGTGTGCGAGCGAAATGCAAGATTGTGTGGATATCGAGGCAGAGGTACCTACCTCGCCCCCCGCGACCCACGCGCCTACGCACAGTGCTACGAAAGGCTACGACGGCGTAGCGGCATCTACATGTGCTACGACCGCATCGAGTAGTAAGTACTCATACTATAATAATTTACAGATGCATTTGTTAAGCGATGCATCTACTCAGGCGATGTCAGCTGTGGGCTATTGGCGCTGGGAGGATAACGGTACTATTTATGTTGCATTTATTGCAAGCAAAAGCAGAGTTATGCCGGTAAAACAGCTGACTATACCAAAGGCTGAGCTGCAAGCTGCATTGTTGTCGGCAAGACTCGCCAATGCAATTGGAAAGGAGCACAAACTGACGCCTATAAGGCGTTACTTTTGGTGCTTCTCAACTGTGATACATTGGATTCGCAATAAAAATCGTACGTATAAGGCCTTTGAAGCAAATCGTTTGGGAGAGATTGACGACCTTACCCGCGTTGACGAGTGGCGGTACATTTCTACGAAACTAAATGTTGCCGATTTAGCCACGCGGGACTCGTTTGATCTAGCCCTACAAAATGAGTGGTTCAAAGGTCCTTCTTTTTTATACGCTGACGAAACTGAATGGCCTAAAGATATTATACCTACAAGTAACGAGGAGACAGGGGAATGCGTAGCAGTCGTCCAGATGCGCGAGGAACCTGCATGCATTCCAGTGCCGGACCCACAGCGCTTCTCTTCGTGGCTTCGTCTCACCCGCGCCACGGCCACAGTGCTAAAGTTCATCGCCAGGTGCAAAGGTCAAGCGGCCGAGATCGACTGTGCTATGATGGAGCGTGCCGAGATATTTTTACTAAAACACGCGCAAAAAGAGTCTTTTGGGGAAGACTTAGCCAGAATTAAGGCGCAAGGGGCTTTACATCGCGCAAGTAAGCTATTAAAATTATCACCTATTTTAGATGAACATGACCTACTTCGCGTGGGCGGGCGCATTGACGCCGCATCAGATGTGCCTCTGGACGTCAAGAGACCCGTAATCCTGGACGGCCGTCATCAGGTAGCACGACTAATCGTCCGACATTACCATGTGAAAGCGGCCCATGGAAGTCAGGAGATGGTGGTTAACGAAATAAAGCAAAGGTATTGGGTAATTAAACTTAGACCTACTGTTAAACTCGTGACGTCAAGGTGCATGTTGTGCAGGATAATGAAGAGCAGACCTCAGGTACCTCGCATGGGAGATCTGCCAGGGGCCAGAATAGAACACCATCAGCGACCCTTTTTTCACTGTGGTTTGGACCTTTTTGGGCCAATGGAGGTCGCGGTGGGTCGCCGCAGAGAGAAAAGGTATGGTGTTCTATTCACATGCCTCACAGTGCGGGCGATTCATATCGAGTTAGTTGCCTCCCTTACAACTGACTCGCTCATCATGGCGTTGCGACGAATGGCGGCACGGCGCGGCTGGCCGCGCCATCTGTATTCGGACAATGGAACTAATCTGAGGGGCGCCGACACAGAGCTGCGCCGGTCGATGGAGGCGCTAGATATGGACGTGCTAAAAGCTGAGGGGGTTAACAACAACATGGACTGGACTTTTATCCCCCCGCCAGCCCCCATTGGGGTGGGGCGTGGGAGCGATTAA